The genomic DNA TCCATGGAAGATCCCGTGTTCGTCCCACCGCAGCTCGACTCGGCCATCGGGTATCGGCTCGATTTGAGCGCCACCGAAGGCGTACCAGCGGGCGAACTCACCGTGGTTGACGAGGAAGGGCCAGACCTCATCAGGCGGGGCCGGTAGATACACCGATCGCGAGACTGAATCCCGGTCGAGAAGGGCACGCGCTGCGTTGAACTCGACCTCCCAGCCTTGGACGTTCTCTTCACGGGTCGACATCCAGATCGCGCGGTCTTCGCTTAGCGTGGAGAATCCACTTTCGACCACGGATAGACGCACACCGCTGGGTCGATCAATGACCGTGAACTCCACCAGCGTGGTTGCCATCGTGTCTTGGGACTCATCGCGCTTCCACCGGAACGAGGCATGCCTAGGTGGTTCGAGTCGGACGGTCTGGATGGAGAAGGCTCCGTGAACAGGGTCTCGGAGAAGGTGCCAGTCGTCGTGTTGCTTCCCTGCCGGGTTGCTGAGAACTTCCCCATCGTTGATCCACCACCCCGGCCGGCTGATCAGAGCCCAAACGCGTTCAGCGTCGGAGTCGATGTCGATGTGTCGCTCGATCCTGTCCAGTTCGTCACTGCTGCTGTCCATGAGCCCGCCTCTCTCTGCCTATGTGTAATTCAGACGTTACACATAGGGTCAGCTTCGAGCAACCCAGGGGTTACACCAGGTGCTCCCCGCTCCGAGGTGAGATCGGTCGCCGGCTTGGCCATGGCTGGCAGCCGCCATCCGCGACGACGCCATCCACCGCCTCGACTGCCGTCGCCCTTGAGACTGAGACGG from Brachybacterium sacelli includes the following:
- a CDS encoding SRPBCC domain-containing protein — encoded protein: MDSSSDELDRIERHIDIDSDAERVWALISRPGWWINDGEVLSNPAGKQHDDWHLLRDPVHGAFSIQTVRLEPPRHASFRWKRDESQDTMATTLVEFTVIDRPSGVRLSVVESGFSTLSEDRAIWMSTREENVQGWEVEFNAARALLDRDSVSRSVYLPAPPDEVWPFLVNHGEFARWYAFGGAQIEPIPDGRVELRWDEHGIFHGQVREVIPDERFSFLLALEPDVEPMQSNATLVSFKLRSYGEDGALLTIRQSGYEQLDENLGSPRELADQDRESWEAGLDLLVDCVTSPGRTES